A window from Peromyscus eremicus chromosome 1, PerEre_H2_v1, whole genome shotgun sequence encodes these proteins:
- the Atxn2l gene encoding ataxin-2-like protein isoform X5, producing the protein MLKPQPPQQTSQPQQPPPTQQAVARRPPGGTSPPNGGLPGPLPATTAPPGPPAAVSSCLGPAAAAGSGLRRGAESILAAPPPPQHQERPGAVAIGSVRGQSTGKGPPQSPVFEGVYNNSRMLHFLTAVVGSTCDVKVKNGTTYEGIFKTLSSKFELAVDAVHRKASEPAGGPRREDIVDTMVFKPSDVLLVHFRNVDFNYATKDKFTDSAIAMNSKVNGEHKEKVLQRWEGGDSNSDDYDLESDMSNGWDPNEMFKFNEENYGVKTTYDSSLSSYTVPLEKDNSEEFRQRELRAAQLAREIESSPQYRLRIAMENDDGRTEEEKHSAVQRQGSGRESPSLVSREGKYIPLPQRVREGPRGGVRCSGSRGGRPGLSSLPPRGPHHLDNSSPGPGSEARGINGGPSRMSPKAQRPLRGAKTLSSPNNRPSGEASVPPTPAALSFLPVGRMYPPRSPKSAAPAPVSASCPEPPIGSAVVSSASIPVTSSVVDPGAGSISPASPKISLAPTDVKELPTKEPGRTLEAQELARIAGKVPGLQNEQKRFQLEELRKFGAQFKLQSSSSPETGLDPFPSRILKEEAKGKEKEVDGLLTSDPMGSPVSSKTESILDKEDKPPLAAVGGTEGPEQLPPSCPSQTGSPPVGLIKGDDKEEGPVTEQVKKSTLNPNAKEFNPTKPLLSVNKSTSTPTSPGPRTHSTPSIPVLTAGQSGLYSPQYISYIPQIHMGPAVQAPQMYPYPVSNSVPGQQGKYRGAKGSLPPQRSDQHQPASAPPMMQAAAAAAGPPLVAATPYSSYIPYNPQQFPGQPAMMQPMAHYPSQPVFAPMLQSNPRMLTSGSHPQAIVSSSTPQYPSAEQPTPQALYATVHQSYPHHATQLHGHQPQPATTPTGSQPQSQHAAPSPVQHQAGQAPHLGSGQPQQNLYHPGALTGTPPSLPPGPSAQSPQSSFPQPAAVYAIHPHQQLPHGFTNMAHVTQAHVQTGVTAAPPPHPGAPHPPQVMLLHPPQGHGGPPQGAVPPSGVPALSASTPSPYPYIGHPQGEQPGQAPGFPGGADDRIPLSDPDCLLT; encoded by the exons ATGTTGAAGCCTCAGCCGCCACAACAGACCTCCCAGCCCCAGCAGCCGCCCCCCACGCAACAGGCCGTGGCCCGTCGGCCTCCCGGCGGGACCAGCCCTCCCAACGGCGGCCTCCCGGGGCCGCTGCCCGCCACCACGGCTCCCCCGGGGCCTCCTGCGGCCGTCTCCTCCTGCCTGGGGCCTGCAGCTGCGGCCGGGAGCGGGCTTCGCCGCGGAGCCGAGAGCATCTTGGCGGCGCCACCGCCACCGCAGCATCAAGAGCGGCCAGGGGCAGTGGCTATCGGCAGCGTCAG GGGACAGAGCACCGGAAAGGGACCCCCACAGTCACCT GTATTTGAAGGTGTCTACAACAATTCCAGGATGCTGCATTTCCTGACGGCTGTAGTG GGTTCCACTTGTGATGTAAAGGTGAAGAATGGCACCACTTACGAGGGCATTTTCAAGACTCTGAGCTCCAAG TTTGAACTGGCAGTAGACGCAGTACACCGGAAAGCATCTGAGCCAGCAGGTGGGCCTCGCCGGGAAGACATTGTGGACACCATGGTGTTTAAACCAAGTGATGTTCTGCTTGTCCACTTCCGAAATGTTGACTTCAATTATGCTACTAAAG ACAAGTTCACTGACTCAGCCATTGCCATGAACTCTAAGGTGAATGGAGAGCACAAAGAGAAGGTGCTGCAGCGTTGGGAGGGCGGCGACAGCAACAGCGATGACTACGATCTGGAATCCGATATG TCCAATGGATGGGATCCCAATGAGATGTTCAAATTTAATGAGGAGAACTATGGAGTGAAGACCACCTATGACAGCAGTCTGTCTTCTTACAC ggttccCTTGGAAAAGGACAACTCAGAAGAGTTTCGGCAGCGGGAGCTGCGTGCAGCCCAGTTGGCCCGAGAGATTGAGTCGAGTCCCCAGTACCGCCTACGGATTGCCATGGAAAATGATGATGGGCGAACGGAGGAAGAGAAGCACAGTGCAGTTCAGCGGCAGGGTTCTGGGCGGGAGAGCCCCAGCTTGGTGTCCAG GGAGGGGAAGTATATCCCCCTGCCTCAACGAGTTCGGGAAGGTCCCCGGGGAGGAGTTCGATGCAGCGGTTCTCGAGGAGGACGGCCTGGCCTTAGCTCTTTGCCACCTCGTGGCCCTCACCACCTTGATAACAGCAGCCCTGGCCCTGGGTCTGAGGCACGTGGTATCAATGGAG gcccTTCCCGAATGTCCCCCAAGGCGCAGCGGCCTCTGAGAGGTGCCAAGACTTTATCTTCGCCCAACAATAGGCCTTCTGGAGAAGCTTCCGTTCCTCCAACACCTGCAG ctctctcttttcttccagtGGGCCGGATGTACCCTCCACGGTCTCCCAAGTCTGCTGCCCCCGCCCCAGTCTCAGCTTCCTGTCCTGAGCCTCCCATTGGTTCAGCAGTAGTGTCCTCTGCCTCCATCCCTGTGACATCATCAGTTGTGGATCCTGGAGCAGGCTCTATTTCCCCAGCATCTCCCAAAATTTCCCTGGCCCCCACAGATG TAAAAGAACTCCCGACCAAGGAGCCCGGTAGGACTTTGGAGGCCCAAGAGCTGGCCCGGATAGCTGGGAAAG TCCCTGGGCTTCAGAATGAACAAAAACGATTTCAGTTGGAAGAACTGAGGAAGTTTGGGGCCCAGTTTAAG CTTCAATCTAGTAGCTCCCCTGAGACCGGCCTGGATCCATTTCCTTCCCGGATCTTAAAAGAAGAGGccaaaggaaaggagaaggaggtggATGGCCTATTGACTTCAGATCCCATGGGATCCCCAGTCTCCTCCAAGACAGAATCCATATTGGATAAGGAAGACAAACCACCCCTGGCAGCAGTTGGGGGCACTGAGGGGCCAGAGCAGCTCCCGCCATCTTGCCCCAGCCAAACTGGCAGTCCCCCAGTGGGCCTCATCAAGGGAGATGACAAGGAGGAGGGCCCTGTTACTGA ACAAGTAAAGAAGTCTACTTTGAACCCCAATGCCAAGGAGTTCAATCCAACAAAGCCTCTGCTGTCTGTG AACAAATCTACCAGTACTCCCACTTCCCCAGGGCCCCGTACTCACTCAACACCTTCCATACCGGTGCTGACAGCAGGCCAGAGCGGGCTCTACAGTCCCCAGTACATCTCATATATACCTCAGATCCACATGGGACCAGCTGTGCAG GCACCTCAGATGTATCCATATCCTGTATCCAATTCGGTGCCTGGGCAGCAGGGCAAGTACCGGGGTGCAAAAG GCTCACTCCCCCCCCAGCGCTCAGACCAACACCAGCCAGCCTCAGCCCCTCCGATGATGCaggctgccgctgctgctgctggcccacCCCTGGTGGCTGCCACACCTTATTCCTCCTACATCCCCTACAACCCACAGCAGTTCCCAGGCCAGCCTGCCATGATGCAGCCAATGGCACACTACCCTTCACAG CCGGTGTTTGCCCCTATGCTTCAAAGTAACCCACGAATGTTGACATCGGGAAGCCACCCCCAGGCCATTGTGTCATCCTCCACTCCTCAGTACCCCTCTGCAGAGCAGCCTACCCCCCAAGCCCTCTATG CCACTGTTCACCAGTCCTATCCACACCATGCCACCCAGCTCCATGGCCACCAGCCACAGCCGGCCACCACACCTACTGGGAGCCAGCCACAATCCCAGCATGCGGCCCCCAGTCCTGTTCAG CACCAGGCGGGGCAGGCCCCACACCTGGGCAGTGGACAGCCACAGCAGAATCTGTACCATCCAGGGGCCCTAACAGGCACGCCGCCTTCTCTACCACCGGGACCTTCTGCCCAGTCCCCTCAGAGCAGCTTTCCCCAGCCAGCTGCTGTGTATGCCATCCATCCCCACCAGCAGCTGCCCCACGGCTTCACCAACATGGCCCATGTTACCCAG GCCCATGTCCAAACTGGAGTCACAGCAGCCCCGCCCCCACACCCCGGGGCACCCCACCCGCCCCAGGTGATGCTGCTGCACCCCCCCCAGGGCCATGGGGGGCCCCCCCAAGGCGCGGTGCCCCCGAGTGGGGTGCCTGCACTCTCAGCTTCCACACCCTCACCCTACCCCTACATCGGACACCCCCAAGGTGAGCAGCCTGGCCAGGCGCCTGGATTTCCAGGAGGAGCCGATGACAGGATTC ctctcagTGACCCCGACTGTCTCCTGACTTAG
- the Atxn2l gene encoding ataxin-2-like protein isoform X10, with product MLKPQPPQQTSQPQQPPPTQQAVARRPPGGTSPPNGGLPGPLPATTAPPGPPAAVSSCLGPAAAAGSGLRRGAESILAAPPPPQHQERPGAVAIGSVRGQSTGKGPPQSPVFEGVYNNSRMLHFLTAVVGSTCDVKVKNGTTYEGIFKTLSSKFELAVDAVHRKASEPAGGPRREDIVDTMVFKPSDVLLVHFRNVDFNYATKDKFTDSAIAMNSKVNGEHKEKVLQRWEGGDSNSDDYDLESDMSNGWDPNEMFKFNEENYGVKTTYDSSLSSYTVPLEKDNSEEFRQRELRAAQLAREIESSPQYRLRIAMENDDGRTEEEKHSAVQRQGSGRESPSLVSREGKYIPLPQRVREGPRGGVRCSGSRGGRPGLSSLPPRGPHHLDNSSPGPGSEARGINGGPSRMSPKAQRPLRGAKTLSSPNNRPSGEASVPPTPAALSFLPVGRMYPPRSPKSAAPAPVSASCPEPPIGSAVVSSASIPVTSSVVDPGAGSISPASPKISLAPTDVKELPTKEPGRTLEAQELARIAGKVPGLQNEQKRFQLEELRKFGAQFKLQSSSSPETGLDPFPSRILKEEAKGKEKEVDGLLTSDPMGSPVSSKTESILDKEDKPPLAAVGGTEGPEQLPPSCPSQTGSPPVGLIKGDDKEEGPVTEQVKKSTLNPNAKEFNPTKPLLSVNKSTSTPTSPGPRTHSTPSIPVLTAGQSGLYSPQYISYIPQIHMGPAVQAPQMYPYPVSNSVPGQQGKYRGAKGSLPPQRSDQHQPASAPPMMQAAAAAAGPPLVAATPYSSYIPYNPQQFPGQPAMMQPMAHYPSQPVFAPMLQSNPRMLTSGSHPQAIVSSSTPQYPSAEQPTPQALYATVHQSYPHHATQLHGHQPQPATTPTGSQPQSQHAAPSPVQHQAGQAPHLGSGQPQQNLYHPGALTGTPPSLPPGPSAQSPQSSFPQPAAVYAIHPHQQLPHGFTNMAHVTQAHVQTGVTAAPPPHPGAPHPPQVMLLHPPQGHGGPPQGAVPPSGVPALSASTPSPYPYIGHPQALSDPDCLLT from the exons ATGTTGAAGCCTCAGCCGCCACAACAGACCTCCCAGCCCCAGCAGCCGCCCCCCACGCAACAGGCCGTGGCCCGTCGGCCTCCCGGCGGGACCAGCCCTCCCAACGGCGGCCTCCCGGGGCCGCTGCCCGCCACCACGGCTCCCCCGGGGCCTCCTGCGGCCGTCTCCTCCTGCCTGGGGCCTGCAGCTGCGGCCGGGAGCGGGCTTCGCCGCGGAGCCGAGAGCATCTTGGCGGCGCCACCGCCACCGCAGCATCAAGAGCGGCCAGGGGCAGTGGCTATCGGCAGCGTCAG GGGACAGAGCACCGGAAAGGGACCCCCACAGTCACCT GTATTTGAAGGTGTCTACAACAATTCCAGGATGCTGCATTTCCTGACGGCTGTAGTG GGTTCCACTTGTGATGTAAAGGTGAAGAATGGCACCACTTACGAGGGCATTTTCAAGACTCTGAGCTCCAAG TTTGAACTGGCAGTAGACGCAGTACACCGGAAAGCATCTGAGCCAGCAGGTGGGCCTCGCCGGGAAGACATTGTGGACACCATGGTGTTTAAACCAAGTGATGTTCTGCTTGTCCACTTCCGAAATGTTGACTTCAATTATGCTACTAAAG ACAAGTTCACTGACTCAGCCATTGCCATGAACTCTAAGGTGAATGGAGAGCACAAAGAGAAGGTGCTGCAGCGTTGGGAGGGCGGCGACAGCAACAGCGATGACTACGATCTGGAATCCGATATG TCCAATGGATGGGATCCCAATGAGATGTTCAAATTTAATGAGGAGAACTATGGAGTGAAGACCACCTATGACAGCAGTCTGTCTTCTTACAC ggttccCTTGGAAAAGGACAACTCAGAAGAGTTTCGGCAGCGGGAGCTGCGTGCAGCCCAGTTGGCCCGAGAGATTGAGTCGAGTCCCCAGTACCGCCTACGGATTGCCATGGAAAATGATGATGGGCGAACGGAGGAAGAGAAGCACAGTGCAGTTCAGCGGCAGGGTTCTGGGCGGGAGAGCCCCAGCTTGGTGTCCAG GGAGGGGAAGTATATCCCCCTGCCTCAACGAGTTCGGGAAGGTCCCCGGGGAGGAGTTCGATGCAGCGGTTCTCGAGGAGGACGGCCTGGCCTTAGCTCTTTGCCACCTCGTGGCCCTCACCACCTTGATAACAGCAGCCCTGGCCCTGGGTCTGAGGCACGTGGTATCAATGGAG gcccTTCCCGAATGTCCCCCAAGGCGCAGCGGCCTCTGAGAGGTGCCAAGACTTTATCTTCGCCCAACAATAGGCCTTCTGGAGAAGCTTCCGTTCCTCCAACACCTGCAG ctctctcttttcttccagtGGGCCGGATGTACCCTCCACGGTCTCCCAAGTCTGCTGCCCCCGCCCCAGTCTCAGCTTCCTGTCCTGAGCCTCCCATTGGTTCAGCAGTAGTGTCCTCTGCCTCCATCCCTGTGACATCATCAGTTGTGGATCCTGGAGCAGGCTCTATTTCCCCAGCATCTCCCAAAATTTCCCTGGCCCCCACAGATG TAAAAGAACTCCCGACCAAGGAGCCCGGTAGGACTTTGGAGGCCCAAGAGCTGGCCCGGATAGCTGGGAAAG TCCCTGGGCTTCAGAATGAACAAAAACGATTTCAGTTGGAAGAACTGAGGAAGTTTGGGGCCCAGTTTAAG CTTCAATCTAGTAGCTCCCCTGAGACCGGCCTGGATCCATTTCCTTCCCGGATCTTAAAAGAAGAGGccaaaggaaaggagaaggaggtggATGGCCTATTGACTTCAGATCCCATGGGATCCCCAGTCTCCTCCAAGACAGAATCCATATTGGATAAGGAAGACAAACCACCCCTGGCAGCAGTTGGGGGCACTGAGGGGCCAGAGCAGCTCCCGCCATCTTGCCCCAGCCAAACTGGCAGTCCCCCAGTGGGCCTCATCAAGGGAGATGACAAGGAGGAGGGCCCTGTTACTGA ACAAGTAAAGAAGTCTACTTTGAACCCCAATGCCAAGGAGTTCAATCCAACAAAGCCTCTGCTGTCTGTG AACAAATCTACCAGTACTCCCACTTCCCCAGGGCCCCGTACTCACTCAACACCTTCCATACCGGTGCTGACAGCAGGCCAGAGCGGGCTCTACAGTCCCCAGTACATCTCATATATACCTCAGATCCACATGGGACCAGCTGTGCAG GCACCTCAGATGTATCCATATCCTGTATCCAATTCGGTGCCTGGGCAGCAGGGCAAGTACCGGGGTGCAAAAG GCTCACTCCCCCCCCAGCGCTCAGACCAACACCAGCCAGCCTCAGCCCCTCCGATGATGCaggctgccgctgctgctgctggcccacCCCTGGTGGCTGCCACACCTTATTCCTCCTACATCCCCTACAACCCACAGCAGTTCCCAGGCCAGCCTGCCATGATGCAGCCAATGGCACACTACCCTTCACAG CCGGTGTTTGCCCCTATGCTTCAAAGTAACCCACGAATGTTGACATCGGGAAGCCACCCCCAGGCCATTGTGTCATCCTCCACTCCTCAGTACCCCTCTGCAGAGCAGCCTACCCCCCAAGCCCTCTATG CCACTGTTCACCAGTCCTATCCACACCATGCCACCCAGCTCCATGGCCACCAGCCACAGCCGGCCACCACACCTACTGGGAGCCAGCCACAATCCCAGCATGCGGCCCCCAGTCCTGTTCAG CACCAGGCGGGGCAGGCCCCACACCTGGGCAGTGGACAGCCACAGCAGAATCTGTACCATCCAGGGGCCCTAACAGGCACGCCGCCTTCTCTACCACCGGGACCTTCTGCCCAGTCCCCTCAGAGCAGCTTTCCCCAGCCAGCTGCTGTGTATGCCATCCATCCCCACCAGCAGCTGCCCCACGGCTTCACCAACATGGCCCATGTTACCCAG GCCCATGTCCAAACTGGAGTCACAGCAGCCCCGCCCCCACACCCCGGGGCACCCCACCCGCCCCAGGTGATGCTGCTGCACCCCCCCCAGGGCCATGGGGGGCCCCCCCAAGGCGCGGTGCCCCCGAGTGGGGTGCCTGCACTCTCAGCTTCCACACCCTCACCCTACCCCTACATCGGACACCCCCAAG ctctcagTGACCCCGACTGTCTCCTGACTTAG
- the Atxn2l gene encoding ataxin-2-like protein isoform X4, with translation MLKPQPPQQTSQPQQPPPTQQAVARRPPGGTSPPNGGLPGPLPATTAPPGPPAAVSSCLGPAAAAGSGLRRGAESILAAPPPPQHQERPGAVAIGSVRGQSTGKGPPQSPVFEGVYNNSRMLHFLTAVVGSTCDVKVKNGTTYEGIFKTLSSKFELAVDAVHRKASEPAGGPRREDIVDTMVFKPSDVLLVHFRNVDFNYATKDKFTDSAIAMNSKVNGEHKEKVLQRWEGGDSNSDDYDLESDMSNGWDPNEMFKFNEENYGVKTTYDSSLSSYTVPLEKDNSEEFRQRELRAAQLAREIESSPQYRLRIAMENDDGRTEEEKHSAVQRQGSGRESPSLVSREGKYIPLPQRVREGPRGGVRCSGSRGGRPGLSSLPPRGPHHLDNSSPGPGSEARGINGGPSRMSPKAQRPLRGAKTLSSPNNRPSGEASVPPTPAVGRMYPPRSPKSAAPAPVSASCPEPPIGSAVVSSASIPVTSSVVDPGAGSISPASPKISLAPTDVKELPTKEPGRTLEAQELARIAGKVPGLQNEQKRFQLEELRKFGAQFKLQSSSSPETGLDPFPSRILKEEAKGKEKEVDGLLTSDPMGSPVSSKTESILDKEDKPPLAAVGGTEGPEQLPPSCPSQTGSPPVGLIKGDDKEEGPVTEQVKKSTLNPNAKEFNPTKPLLSVNKSTSTPTSPGPRTHSTPSIPVLTAGQSGLYSPQYISYIPQIHMGPAVQAPQMYPYPVSNSVPGQQGKYRGAKGSLPPQRSDQHQPASAPPMMQAAAAAAGPPLVAATPYSSYIPYNPQQFPGQPAMMQPMAHYPSQPVFAPMLQSNPRMLTSGSHPQAIVSSSTPQYPSAEQPTPQALYATVHQSYPHHATQLHGHQPQPATTPTGSQPQSQHAAPSPVQHQAGQAPHLGSGQPQQNLYHPGALTGTPPSLPPGPSAQSPQSSFPQPAAVYAIHPHQQLPHGFTNMAHVTQAHVQTGVTAAPPPHPGAPHPPQVMLLHPPQGHGGPPQGAVPPSGVPALSASTPSPYPYIGHPQVCRVGRSHSRRRQGLAPGSVLCFPPSSLSCDPAAPLPTASPALSDPDCLLT, from the exons ATGTTGAAGCCTCAGCCGCCACAACAGACCTCCCAGCCCCAGCAGCCGCCCCCCACGCAACAGGCCGTGGCCCGTCGGCCTCCCGGCGGGACCAGCCCTCCCAACGGCGGCCTCCCGGGGCCGCTGCCCGCCACCACGGCTCCCCCGGGGCCTCCTGCGGCCGTCTCCTCCTGCCTGGGGCCTGCAGCTGCGGCCGGGAGCGGGCTTCGCCGCGGAGCCGAGAGCATCTTGGCGGCGCCACCGCCACCGCAGCATCAAGAGCGGCCAGGGGCAGTGGCTATCGGCAGCGTCAG GGGACAGAGCACCGGAAAGGGACCCCCACAGTCACCT GTATTTGAAGGTGTCTACAACAATTCCAGGATGCTGCATTTCCTGACGGCTGTAGTG GGTTCCACTTGTGATGTAAAGGTGAAGAATGGCACCACTTACGAGGGCATTTTCAAGACTCTGAGCTCCAAG TTTGAACTGGCAGTAGACGCAGTACACCGGAAAGCATCTGAGCCAGCAGGTGGGCCTCGCCGGGAAGACATTGTGGACACCATGGTGTTTAAACCAAGTGATGTTCTGCTTGTCCACTTCCGAAATGTTGACTTCAATTATGCTACTAAAG ACAAGTTCACTGACTCAGCCATTGCCATGAACTCTAAGGTGAATGGAGAGCACAAAGAGAAGGTGCTGCAGCGTTGGGAGGGCGGCGACAGCAACAGCGATGACTACGATCTGGAATCCGATATG TCCAATGGATGGGATCCCAATGAGATGTTCAAATTTAATGAGGAGAACTATGGAGTGAAGACCACCTATGACAGCAGTCTGTCTTCTTACAC ggttccCTTGGAAAAGGACAACTCAGAAGAGTTTCGGCAGCGGGAGCTGCGTGCAGCCCAGTTGGCCCGAGAGATTGAGTCGAGTCCCCAGTACCGCCTACGGATTGCCATGGAAAATGATGATGGGCGAACGGAGGAAGAGAAGCACAGTGCAGTTCAGCGGCAGGGTTCTGGGCGGGAGAGCCCCAGCTTGGTGTCCAG GGAGGGGAAGTATATCCCCCTGCCTCAACGAGTTCGGGAAGGTCCCCGGGGAGGAGTTCGATGCAGCGGTTCTCGAGGAGGACGGCCTGGCCTTAGCTCTTTGCCACCTCGTGGCCCTCACCACCTTGATAACAGCAGCCCTGGCCCTGGGTCTGAGGCACGTGGTATCAATGGAG gcccTTCCCGAATGTCCCCCAAGGCGCAGCGGCCTCTGAGAGGTGCCAAGACTTTATCTTCGCCCAACAATAGGCCTTCTGGAGAAGCTTCCGTTCCTCCAACACCTGCAG tGGGCCGGATGTACCCTCCACGGTCTCCCAAGTCTGCTGCCCCCGCCCCAGTCTCAGCTTCCTGTCCTGAGCCTCCCATTGGTTCAGCAGTAGTGTCCTCTGCCTCCATCCCTGTGACATCATCAGTTGTGGATCCTGGAGCAGGCTCTATTTCCCCAGCATCTCCCAAAATTTCCCTGGCCCCCACAGATG TAAAAGAACTCCCGACCAAGGAGCCCGGTAGGACTTTGGAGGCCCAAGAGCTGGCCCGGATAGCTGGGAAAG TCCCTGGGCTTCAGAATGAACAAAAACGATTTCAGTTGGAAGAACTGAGGAAGTTTGGGGCCCAGTTTAAG CTTCAATCTAGTAGCTCCCCTGAGACCGGCCTGGATCCATTTCCTTCCCGGATCTTAAAAGAAGAGGccaaaggaaaggagaaggaggtggATGGCCTATTGACTTCAGATCCCATGGGATCCCCAGTCTCCTCCAAGACAGAATCCATATTGGATAAGGAAGACAAACCACCCCTGGCAGCAGTTGGGGGCACTGAGGGGCCAGAGCAGCTCCCGCCATCTTGCCCCAGCCAAACTGGCAGTCCCCCAGTGGGCCTCATCAAGGGAGATGACAAGGAGGAGGGCCCTGTTACTGA ACAAGTAAAGAAGTCTACTTTGAACCCCAATGCCAAGGAGTTCAATCCAACAAAGCCTCTGCTGTCTGTG AACAAATCTACCAGTACTCCCACTTCCCCAGGGCCCCGTACTCACTCAACACCTTCCATACCGGTGCTGACAGCAGGCCAGAGCGGGCTCTACAGTCCCCAGTACATCTCATATATACCTCAGATCCACATGGGACCAGCTGTGCAG GCACCTCAGATGTATCCATATCCTGTATCCAATTCGGTGCCTGGGCAGCAGGGCAAGTACCGGGGTGCAAAAG GCTCACTCCCCCCCCAGCGCTCAGACCAACACCAGCCAGCCTCAGCCCCTCCGATGATGCaggctgccgctgctgctgctggcccacCCCTGGTGGCTGCCACACCTTATTCCTCCTACATCCCCTACAACCCACAGCAGTTCCCAGGCCAGCCTGCCATGATGCAGCCAATGGCACACTACCCTTCACAG CCGGTGTTTGCCCCTATGCTTCAAAGTAACCCACGAATGTTGACATCGGGAAGCCACCCCCAGGCCATTGTGTCATCCTCCACTCCTCAGTACCCCTCTGCAGAGCAGCCTACCCCCCAAGCCCTCTATG CCACTGTTCACCAGTCCTATCCACACCATGCCACCCAGCTCCATGGCCACCAGCCACAGCCGGCCACCACACCTACTGGGAGCCAGCCACAATCCCAGCATGCGGCCCCCAGTCCTGTTCAG CACCAGGCGGGGCAGGCCCCACACCTGGGCAGTGGACAGCCACAGCAGAATCTGTACCATCCAGGGGCCCTAACAGGCACGCCGCCTTCTCTACCACCGGGACCTTCTGCCCAGTCCCCTCAGAGCAGCTTTCCCCAGCCAGCTGCTGTGTATGCCATCCATCCCCACCAGCAGCTGCCCCACGGCTTCACCAACATGGCCCATGTTACCCAG GCCCATGTCCAAACTGGAGTCACAGCAGCCCCGCCCCCACACCCCGGGGCACCCCACCCGCCCCAGGTGATGCTGCTGCACCCCCCCCAGGGCCATGGGGGGCCCCCCCAAGGCGCGGTGCCCCCGAGTGGGGTGCCTGCACTCTCAGCTTCCACACCCTCACCCTACCCCTACATCGGACACCCCCAAG TATGTAGGGTGGGCAGAAGCCACAGTCGCCGCCGCCAGGGGCTTGctcctggctctgtcctttgcttCCCTCCGTCCTCGCTCAGTTGTGATCCAGCAGCCCCCCTCCCCActgcctccccagctctcagTGACCCCGACTGTCTCCTGACTTAG